In the Diorhabda carinulata isolate Delta chromosome 9, icDioCari1.1, whole genome shotgun sequence genome, one interval contains:
- the LOC130898101 gene encoding actin-like protein 6B translates to MSGGMLYGGDEIGALVFDPGHHSLRVGYAQEDTPKAEIPAIVGVAPEEVKLEPEAKPDESNVSSNAPNYKYYIDTTYLHSPRPNMELHSYMKEGMIEDWDLFEKIMDYSYSKIIQSESQFHPVLFSESPWNLRQKREKLTELMFEKYKVPAFFLVKNAALAAFANGRATALVVDSGATHTTAVPVLDGYVLNNAVVKSPLGGDLLVLRARELLENMGIDLTPTPLIASKEIVREKEKPNYTKKKLTFQPTNSWITYMIKKTVQDFHQSVLQVSENSYDERSAANVPAVHYEFPSGYHQDFGSERFKIAEGLFEHAMLGAGYIAATSVGMCDVDIRPALYSSVVLTGGNTLVQGFSDRLSRDLSSRIPGSMRLKMIAANGTVERRFGAWVGGSILASIGTFQQMWVSMQEYQECGKTQIDRKCP, encoded by the exons ATGTCTGGAGGGATGTTATATGGCGGAGATGAAATAGGTGCTTTAGTTTTTGACCCGGGGCATCATTCTTTAAGAGTAGGATACGCTCAGGAAGATACTCCGAAAGCCGAAATACCAGCTATTGTTGGTGTTGCTCCGGAAGAAGTTAAATTAGAACCAGAAGCTAAACCAGACGAAAGTAATGTTTCATCAAATGCTCCAA attataaatattatattgatacGACTTATTTACATTCCCCCAGACCAAATATGGAATTACACAGTTATATGAAAGAAGGCATGATAGAAGATTGggatttatttgagaaaataatggATTATTCCTATAGCaaa ATTATCCAATCAGAATCTCAGTTTCATCCAGTTCTTTTCTCTGAATCACCGTGGAATCTCCGTCAAAAAAGGGAGAAGTTAACTGAATTGATGTTTGAGAAATATAAAGTACCTGCGTtctttttagttaaaaatgCAGCTCTAGCAGCTTTCGCTAACGGTAGAGCTACTGCATTAGTTGTGGACAGCG gTGCGACTCATACAACTGCGGTTCCAGTATTAGACGGATACGTTTTGAATAATGCTGTAGTAAAATCTCCACTTGGTGGTGATCTATTAGTTTTGAGAGCTAGAGAACTGTTGGAAAATATGGGAATTGATCTGACACCTACACCGCTAATAGCTAGCAAAGAAATCGtcagagaaaaagaaaaaccaaattACACCAAAAAGAAATTAACTTTTCAACCTACCAATTCCTGGATCACGTATATGATTAAGAAAACTGTTCAAGACTTTCATCAGAGTGTATTACAG gTATCTGAAAATAGTTACGACGAAAGATCCGCTGCTAACGTTCCAGCGGTACATTACGAATTTCCATCGGGGTACCATCAAGATTTCGGTTCAGAAAGATTCAAAATAGCCGAGGGGTTGTTTGAACACGCCATGCTTGGAGCTGGTTATATAG ctGCTACTAGTGTGGGAATGTGTGATGTTGACATTAGACCAGCATTGTACAGTTCAGTGGTGCTGACGGGCGGTAATACTTTGGTACAG GGATTTAGCGATAGATTGAGTAGGGATTTGTCTTCGAGAATTCCTGGTTCAATGAGATTGAAGATGATCGCTGCGAATGGTACAGTAGAAAGGAGATTCGGAGCGTGGGTTGGAGGATCAATTTTAGCTTCGATCGGTACCTTCCAACAAATGTGGGTCTCCATGCAGGAATATCAGGAATGTGGAAAGACACAAATCGACCGAAAGTGCccttaa